The sequence CGCAAAATTGAATGTTCTTTCTGATAGCGATCATGAATGTATAAGATAATCAGTCCCAGGATACTAAAAATAAGCAGGAAGACGGCTAGGAATTCGCTCAAGTCACGCAGATGTTCCAGCAAAAGATCAATAATGGCGTGATTGAACATGTAATTCTCCAGTAGTAGAACGGTAAGAATAGCATATCTTTTTAAAGCTATTCACCTATGGCCGCCCCAGTCGGGCGGCGGCTATCCATAGCGCCATAAAATTTATGTGTCTCTGAGTCTATCAGGATGCCACTCACCGCCCCCCAGTAAGGAGTGTCGTAAGGTGAGCCAAGTTTAAGCTGATAACCCATTTTTTCCAGAATGGCTTGGGTATCTCTAGAAAATGCAAATTGCTCCATAAATATTTTGTCTGGCAACCATTGCATATGAAAACGAGGTGCATCTTCTGCCTCCTGAATATTCATCCCGTAATCAATGACATTCAATATGACATTAATTATTTGCGAGGGAATAGTTGATCCGCCTGGGGTGCCAATGACCAAGAACAATTTGTCGTCCTTAGTCATAATGGTGGGCGCCATAGAACTTAAAGGGCGTTTATTAGGTTCGAGAAGATTTTGTTTGCCTTGATAAAGACCATAAGTATTAGAAGTATTGGGTTTAATCGTAAAATCAGCCATCTCATTATTTAAGAAAAATCCAGTTTTCCCCGGAATAACTTTGGAGCCAAAATAATCATTTAGAGTATAAGTCACCGATACCGCATTTCCTTTCCGATCAATGACCACATACGAGGTAGTATTGCTCCCTTCGGGAATATCCCAACGGATTCTGTCAGAAGGAGTCGCTTTATTAGGTTTTATTTGAGCCTGTATTTTTCGAATATGGGATTGCGATAGTAACGTTTTAACGGGGTTTTGAATAAAGTTGGGGTCTCCTAAATAACGGTTGCGATCAGCATAGGAAAATCGCATCGCTTCCACTGCATAGTGTGTTCCCATCGCAGAATGGAAACCATACTCACGCAGTTTATAAGGTTCAAGTATCTTCAACGCTTCGCATATTGTTGTGCCAGACCCTGGCGGGGGCGTGGTGATGATTTTATAGCCACGATAAGTACAAACAAGCGGCGATTGTTCATCAATAGAATAATGACTTAAATCACTTTTTGTTATTACACCGCCATTTTTATTGCTCGCCTTAACAATTTCTTCTGCTATTTTTCCTTGGTAAAAGCCAGCAGTCCCCTTACTTGCGATTTCTTTTAAAGTAGTCGCCAAATTTTTTTGAACCAATCGATCACCCGGGTTGTAGCTACGGCCCCCCTTCATAAATATAGCGCACACATTAGGTTGAGTTTTAAAGCTCTCCTCACCTGTTTTTAAAATGCTGACATCTCCGGGCAAGAGCAGGTAACCATCCTCTGCTAATCGTATAGCAGGTGCAAGGACCTGGCTCAGGGGCAAAGTTCCATATTTTTCAAGCGCCTTATTCAAACCCATGACGGTTCCAGGAATTCCCACAGCCAAATAAGGCTTGGCTAATGCCCCCTTGATATGTCCAGTACTCAAGTTCTCAAAAATGACATTACCCTTTGGATCCAGAAATAAATCTAGCCTGCTTTTTTTCGGGGCTTTTTCCCTAAAGTTTAAAAAAGTTGCGTGGCCATTAGCAAATCGAATTAACATAAATCCGCCTCCGCCTATATTCCCGCAACACGGATTAACCACGGCAAGGGCATAGCCCATAGCGACAGCGGCATCCACAGCATTGCCTCCTTGTTTTAGAATACAAGCTCCCACTTCGGTTGCGTATCGTTGACTAGAGACTGCCATGAATTTGCTGCCTTGAACGGGGGCCGGTGATGCTGCGTTAACAATCTGAGCGATTGACGTTAGTAGGAGAGGAATAATTCTTTTCAACATTGCTTGACCATGAAGTAAACTACGAATCGGGCTAATAGTGGATAAAATTAATCGATGATTGTAGCAGAACTTGCGTTTTATATAGAAGACAAAACACGTGAGTCTGAAGGTGAACAATTAGCGAAAAAATTGCAACTCCCTCTAGTTTTGGATCTTCAACCTAATCAATTAGTTTTAACACTGACAGCGCAGCGCTTAGAATTACGTTTAACGAATCAAAAAATAAACCCACTCTATGTCGATTTTTTAAATCAAAATATTCAAAAACGACTTCTTAAGAATAAGGGCAGAAACGAGCTTATTGCTAAAGCCATAGGGCTTAAAGGACATTTTATACCTCGCATTATTGATGCCACCGCCGGTCTGGGTAATGACGCATTGGTAATGGCTAACCTGGGTTGCGAGGTAACCTTGCTTGAACGTTCTCCTATCATTTTTGCGTTGCTGGAAGATGGTTTAAAACGCGCCCAAACACACCTGCCCAATTGGATTAATAATATAAATTTATTATGTGTGGACAGCATTGATTTTCTTAATAATGAGCTTAAGCATCAACGGCAGGTAGATGTCATTTATCTAGACCCTATGTTCCCCGAAAGAACTAAGTCAGCCTTGGTAAAAAAAGAAATGAGGATATTGAAAAGCATTGTGGGGGAGGATGAAGATGCACAAGCCTTATTTAGGATCGCCCAAAGATGCGCCAAAAAAAGAGTAGTGGTAAAACGACCAAGATACGCTGAAACGCTAATTAACGAGTCACCTTCCTTAATATATAAGGGGAAAGCAACTCGATATGATGTTTATTTGTCGGACACCCGTAAAACCCAAGAGACTAATAGCTGACTGGCAAGTCTGCGCTAAACCATGAACCAAAACCACCCTGCAAAGAATAGACACTGGTGTAGCCCATTTTTTGTATCGCATCACTTGCTAGTGCCGAACGAAAACCGCCGCCGCAATATAAGACAATGGTCGCTCTTTTATCTACAATAATCTTCTCAATATCCCTTTCTATGACGCCCTTACTCATATGAATAGCCTTGGGTATTCGTCCTCTTTGCCATTCATTATCTTCACGCACATCAACGAGATAAAATTGATCATTGTTCTGCAATTTTTCGTTTAATTGAACAATATTAATTTCTTCAACTCTACTTTGTGCGTCTTCTACGAGGGCTAAAAATTCTGGATTGTGTTTCATATTTGAACCTCTGCTAAATCGCCCTTGGTTTCCAGCCAATGTTTTCTATCCAGGGAACGTTTTTTTGATAATAACATATCTAATAAATCTTCGGTTTTGTCGCCTTCTTGTACATTAAGTTGTACTAGCCGCCGCGTTTCGGGTGCCATGGTGGTCTCGCGAAGCTGCAGTGGATTCATTTCCCCCAACCCTTTAAAACGTTGAACATGAACCGTGCCTTTTTTCTTTTCAGCGGAGATCCGTTCTAAAATGCCTTTCTTTTCCGCATCATCGAGAGCATAGAAAACCTCTTTACCAATATCAATCCGATATAAGGGAGGCATGGCGACAAAGATATGACCCGCGATGACCAAGGGTTTAAAATGTTTTAAAAATAAAGCGCAGAGTAAGGTAGCGATATGTTGACCATCAGAATCTGCGTCAGCCAAAATGCAGATCTTGCTATATCTTAGGTTTTCCATGTCGTGCGCTCCTGGCTCAACACCGATAGCAACCGAGATATCGTGAATTTCTTGAGAGCCTAAAATTTCATCAGGATTCACTTCCCACGTATTTAAAATTTTCCCTCGCAGCGGCATCACTGCCTGAAATTCCCGACTTCTCGCCTGCTTTGCCGATCCCCCCGCGGAATCTCCTTCAACCAAAAATAGTTCACTTGAATCAGAATCTTGAGAGCTACAATCTGCTAATTTTCCGGGTAAGGCCGGTCCTGAAGTGACTTTTTTGCGGATGATTTTTTTACTATCACGGGTCCGTCTTTGGGCATTGTTAATGGCCAGTTCGGCTAAACTTTCGCCAAGATTGACATGTTGATTTAAGAATAGACTAAAAGCATCTTTTACCACGCCAGAAACAAAGGCAACGCATTCTCGTGAGGATAAGCGTTCTTTCGTTTGACCAGAGAATTGGGGATCCTGCAGTTTGACAGATAATACATAATTACAGTTTTCCCAGATATCATCGACGGTAAGTTTCAATCCCCTCGGCAAAAGTTTGCGAATTTCACAAAATTCCCGCATTGCTTCGAGTAGGCCCGTTCGAAAACCATTAACATGTGTTCCCCCCTGAATGGTGGGAATAAGATTTACATAACTTTCAGCAACGATAATGCCCTTATTTTCAGGCAACCAAGATACGGCCCAATCCACCGCCTCTTCATTACCAAAGAAACTGCCCACAAAAGGGTCCTCGGGTAATCTTTCTTCATTGACCAAGGTGCTGCTGAGGTAGTCTTTCAACCCATCTTCGTAGCACCACTCTTCAGTCTTACCGGTATGCTCATCATGAAAATAAACGTGTAAGCCGGGACACAATACTGCTTTTGCTCTTAAAGCATGTTTTAAATGGGTGAGAGAGAATTTACCGATATCGAAGTATTTGCTATCCGGCCAAAAGCGGACCGTGGTGCCACTTTCTTGTTTGTTGGCGGTTCCAACTACGACAAGGTCTGAGGCCTTATCACCATTGGCAAACACCATTTGGTAAAGCTTACCTTCACGTTTTACGATCACCTGCAATTTAGTGGAAAGCGCATTCACCACGGAAATGCCTACGCCGTGGAGACCTCCTGAAAACTTATAGTTTTTATTAGAGAATTTTGC comes from Gammaproteobacteria bacterium and encodes:
- the ggt gene encoding gamma-glutamyltransferase; protein product: MLKRIIPLLLTSIAQIVNAASPAPVQGSKFMAVSSQRYATEVGACILKQGGNAVDAAVAMGYALAVVNPCCGNIGGGGFMLIRFANGHATFLNFREKAPKKSRLDLFLDPKGNVIFENLSTGHIKGALAKPYLAVGIPGTVMGLNKALEKYGTLPLSQVLAPAIRLAEDGYLLLPGDVSILKTGEESFKTQPNVCAIFMKGGRSYNPGDRLVQKNLATTLKEIASKGTAGFYQGKIAEEIVKASNKNGGVITKSDLSHYSIDEQSPLVCTYRGYKIITTPPPGSGTTICEALKILEPYKLREYGFHSAMGTHYAVEAMRFSYADRNRYLGDPNFIQNPVKTLLSQSHIRKIQAQIKPNKATPSDRIRWDIPEGSNTTSYVVIDRKGNAVSVTYTLNDYFGSKVIPGKTGFFLNNEMADFTIKPNTSNTYGLYQGKQNLLEPNKRPLSSMAPTIMTKDDKLFLVIGTPGGSTIPSQIINVILNVIDYGMNIQEAEDAPRFHMQWLPDKIFMEQFAFSRDTQAILEKMGYQLKLGSPYDTPYWGAVSGILIDSETHKFYGAMDSRRPTGAAIGE
- a CDS encoding class I SAM-dependent methyltransferase, which codes for MIVAELAFYIEDKTRESEGEQLAKKLQLPLVLDLQPNQLVLTLTAQRLELRLTNQKINPLYVDFLNQNIQKRLLKNKGRNELIAKAIGLKGHFIPRIIDATAGLGNDALVMANLGCEVTLLERSPIIFALLEDGLKRAQTHLPNWINNINLLCVDSIDFLNNELKHQRQVDVIYLDPMFPERTKSALVKKEMRILKSIVGEDEDAQALFRIAQRCAKKRVVVKRPRYAETLINESPSLIYKGKATRYDVYLSDTRKTQETNS
- a CDS encoding sulfurtransferase, producing MKHNPEFLALVEDAQSRVEEINIVQLNEKLQNNDQFYLVDVREDNEWQRGRIPKAIHMSKGVIERDIEKIIVDKRATIVLYCGGGFRSALASDAIQKMGYTSVYSLQGGFGSWFSADLPVSY
- the parE gene encoding DNA topoisomerase IV subunit B; protein product: MSENKNSYTAEAIEVLSGLDPVRKRPGMYTDTRNPNHLAFEAIDNSVDEAIAGHATQIAINVYKDGSLEVIDDGRGMPVDKHPEEGIPGVELILTRLHAGAKFSNKNYKFSGGLHGVGISVVNALSTKLQVIVKREGKLYQMVFANGDKASDLVVVGTANKQESGTTVRFWPDSKYFDIGKFSLTHLKHALRAKAVLCPGLHVYFHDEHTGKTEEWCYEDGLKDYLSSTLVNEERLPEDPFVGSFFGNEEAVDWAVSWLPENKGIIVAESYVNLIPTIQGGTHVNGFRTGLLEAMREFCEIRKLLPRGLKLTVDDIWENCNYVLSVKLQDPQFSGQTKERLSSRECVAFVSGVVKDAFSLFLNQHVNLGESLAELAINNAQRRTRDSKKIIRKKVTSGPALPGKLADCSSQDSDSSELFLVEGDSAGGSAKQARSREFQAVMPLRGKILNTWEVNPDEILGSQEIHDISVAIGVEPGAHDMENLRYSKICILADADSDGQHIATLLCALFLKHFKPLVIAGHIFVAMPPLYRIDIGKEVFYALDDAEKKGILERISAEKKKGTVHVQRFKGLGEMNPLQLRETTMAPETRRLVQLNVQEGDKTEDLLDMLLSKKRSLDRKHWLETKGDLAEVQI